Proteins encoded in a region of the Diabrotica virgifera virgifera chromosome 4, PGI_DIABVI_V3a genome:
- the LOC114331116 gene encoding facilitated trehalose transporter Tret1-like codes for MKRAIEGPKFKSRIYQYIAAVGANLGTLSLGFHYGWPSTAFPTLLGENNIYKLSKDEASWLVSLVPLTSIIGGVLGACLTNKLGRKRIIHFSSIPLTISWILIAVADSKTNLFVSRAIAGIIDGLLFTIVPSYLTEIADADIRGFIVGTFASTLAFGVLVENILLSLFTISTTACASATVTVLSLFILPLVPESPYFFLIVEKEIEARKSIRKLIGKYDVRDRVENIQKGIDETEGKTKLSDIFFYKSHRQCLVLSILLTLTQLLSGLLPFEYYTKTVLLETNSFLVPSTANIIYHVSFFLITIVCFTLTDRIGRRVLILLSVGVTAACLFFNGLYLYIKLATNIDTSTLDFLQLVFVYLYTVGYGVGLHVIPIIFIAEIFPTHLKSVALCIVNIITNVAVALAIKLFSWYTSYGLFVPFLVCSGCAVIQFILIAKFLPETKLLTMEAIQIEQDKRQCKYHC; via the exons CAAATTTAGGAACTCTCTCCCTTGGTTTTCATTATGGCTGGCCCTCCACAGCTTTTCCTACACTTCTTGGAgaaaataacatttataaacTTTCCAAGGATGAAGCCTCCTGGCTAGTATCGTTAGTTCCTTTGACGTCTATAATAGGAGGTGTACTAGGAGCATGTTTGACGAACAAGCTGGGAAGAAAGAGAATTATTCATTTTTCATCGATACCGTTGACGATATCTTGGATCTTGATAGCTGTAGCAGATTCTAAGACGAACTTGTTTGTTAGTAGAGCAATAGCAG GTATTATAGATGGACTACTCTTCACTATAGTGCCCTCATACTTAACAGAAATAGCAGACGCTGATATAAGAGGTTTCATCGTTGGAACATTCGCATCCACTTTAGCATTTGGGGTCCTAGTAGAAAATATCTTACTCAGTTTATTCACGATATCAACCACAGCATGTGCTTCTGCTACCGTCACAGTATTAAGTTTATTTATATTACCACTAGTACCAGAAAGTCCGTATTTTTTCTTAATTGTTGAAAAGGAAATCGAAGCAAGAAAGAGCATTAGAAAACTTATTGGAAAATACGACGTAAGGGACCGAGTAGAAAATATACAAAAAGGTATCGATGAAACCGAGGGAAAGACAAAATTGTCTGATATATTCTTCTACAAATCGCACAGACAATGCCTTGTGCTATCTATTTTATTGACTTTGACGCAGCTTTTAAGCGGACTTTTACCTTTCGAATATTACACTAAAACGGTTTTGTTGGAGACTAACAGCTTCTTGGTACCAAGCACTGCAAATATTATCTACCACGTATCATTTTTTCTCATAACCATTGTGTGCTTTACCCTAACTGACAGAATTGGAAGACGAGTCCTAATATTATTATCGGTGGGTGTTACTGCTGCCTGTTTGTTCTTTAACGGACTTTATCTGTATATTAAGTTAGCTACTAACATTGACACAAGTACCTTAGACTTTTTGCAGCTGGTATTCGTATATCTATATACCGTTGGATACGGCGTTGGACTGCACGTCATTCCTATCATCTTCATTGCAGAAATATTCCCAACACACCTCAAAAGTGTAGCTTTATGCATCGTTAATATAATTACAAACGTTGCTGTAGCATTGGCAATAAAATTATTTAGCTGGTATACTTCATATGGGCTGTTTGTGCCTTTTCTGGTATGCTCTGGATGTGCTGTGATTCAATTTATCCTTATTGCTAAATTTTTGCCAGAAACGAAGTTGTTAACGATGGAGGCTATTCAGATAGAACAAGATAAACGTCAGTGTAAATACCATTGTTAA